Proteins co-encoded in one Spirosoma endbachense genomic window:
- a CDS encoding TonB-dependent receptor, with protein sequence MQLVHNRYFFILLVCAFFSPALYAQMSITGRVVDPTNAQPIFGASLLISGTNRGTTANEKGQFELSVAEGDQLQVSAVGYQTQTIRIKASTQTLTVELESSNTALNEVIVSGYATPQTIQRTAGSVGLVTSRDIQRTNGIHLQNFVNLIPGVRVEMRTVAAGNRIVIRGYGNQTNFNGVGYKAYLNDIPLTDGDGTTFLDDVDYTTLSRVEVLKGPASSSYGNALGGVVNLYTERAPGGKTSISQQVMVGSYGLFRTNTSIKTGSDNTSLNINYGHQKYDGFRIHGGSKKDFLTITSDTYLSRKRSMSVFVGYTNSYDLLSGQVDSVNLRVHPDTAEVAYLLNNASIKTESARIGLCHNYQFTDRFSNKTTLFVGGQVIDQPFAAGVNKTNKFKFGGRTVFSYTDEYSRLRPTLSIGAEFLKNFNFAKGYGLANGILGALRSDLEIQAMQYNIFAQAGIQVAPKLTLLAGAGLNYVEYGITDMRASSTTPAYVNASGYNRFKPVLTPRGALSYQLTNAISFYASVSEGYSAPATNQVVIAQTGVVNYNLRPELGVSYEIGSKGRLLNQALTYEIAYFTMAVTDKLIPQNFPASGNQPAYTLTTNAGKVQHNGIEVALQYAYRPTTGALALVRSFVSYTYSDFYYKDYKSDNNGDARTINFTGKKESGIAPNLLNAGFDLEVRPGFYLNATMMYVDKMPITLANDHYADAYTLLNGKVGYRSALGNHVNLDLYVGSDNMLSSTYSSLIFLNLPNPANNRPLFFNPAPKITVYSGAALKYTF encoded by the coding sequence ATGCAATTAGTTCACAATCGATACTTTTTTATACTCCTCGTTTGCGCTTTTTTCTCTCCGGCACTCTATGCTCAGATGTCGATAACGGGTCGGGTTGTAGATCCCACAAACGCCCAACCCATTTTCGGTGCCTCATTACTGATTAGCGGGACGAATCGGGGCACTACAGCAAACGAAAAAGGTCAGTTCGAACTCAGTGTCGCCGAAGGTGATCAGCTTCAGGTATCGGCCGTTGGTTATCAGACGCAAACGATACGTATCAAAGCGAGTACACAAACACTAACCGTCGAACTGGAGTCGTCGAATACCGCCCTGAATGAGGTCATCGTTTCGGGTTATGCAACTCCGCAGACTATTCAGCGCACTGCCGGATCGGTGGGGCTGGTCACGAGTCGCGATATTCAGCGCACCAATGGTATTCACCTGCAAAACTTCGTGAATCTCATTCCAGGTGTTCGAGTAGAGATGCGAACTGTTGCCGCGGGAAATCGGATCGTTATACGAGGCTACGGCAACCAGACCAACTTCAATGGAGTAGGCTACAAGGCGTATCTCAACGACATTCCACTCACGGACGGCGACGGCACAACTTTTCTGGATGATGTTGACTACACAACACTCAGTCGGGTTGAGGTGCTTAAAGGTCCAGCATCGAGTTCGTATGGAAATGCCTTGGGTGGCGTCGTGAATCTGTATACCGAGCGGGCTCCAGGTGGCAAAACAAGCATCAGCCAACAGGTAATGGTCGGTTCTTATGGCCTGTTTCGAACCAATACATCCATCAAAACCGGCTCTGATAATACCAGTCTGAACATAAATTATGGTCATCAGAAATACGATGGATTTCGCATCCATGGCGGTTCTAAAAAAGACTTCCTGACGATCACCAGCGATACCTATTTGAGCAGGAAACGGTCTATGTCTGTCTTTGTCGGCTATACCAATTCGTATGATCTCTTATCGGGTCAGGTCGATAGCGTTAACCTGCGGGTTCATCCCGATACGGCCGAAGTCGCTTACCTGCTCAATAATGCCAGTATCAAAACTGAGAGTGCTCGCATTGGTTTATGCCACAATTATCAGTTCACGGATCGGTTCTCGAACAAAACAACCTTGTTCGTCGGTGGGCAGGTCATCGACCAGCCGTTTGCCGCTGGTGTAAATAAAACGAACAAGTTCAAGTTTGGCGGTCGTACCGTGTTTTCGTACACGGATGAATACAGTCGGCTTCGACCAACGCTCAGTATTGGGGCCGAGTTTCTGAAGAACTTCAATTTTGCCAAGGGCTATGGATTGGCGAATGGCATTCTGGGGGCTCTTCGCAGCGATCTGGAAATACAGGCCATGCAATACAACATTTTCGCGCAGGCAGGTATTCAGGTAGCCCCTAAACTGACACTTTTGGCAGGGGCTGGTCTTAATTACGTCGAGTACGGTATCACCGACATGCGTGCCAGTAGCACTACGCCTGCCTATGTAAACGCTTCGGGCTACAATCGATTTAAGCCCGTGCTGACTCCTCGCGGTGCCCTATCCTATCAATTGACTAATGCTATTTCGTTCTACGCCAGTGTCAGTGAGGGCTATTCTGCCCCAGCCACAAACCAGGTCGTTATTGCGCAAACGGGTGTCGTTAATTACAACTTACGTCCCGAGTTAGGAGTCAGTTACGAAATCGGCAGCAAAGGTCGTCTGCTGAATCAGGCACTTACCTACGAGATTGCCTATTTCACAATGGCTGTAACGGATAAGCTCATACCTCAAAATTTTCCGGCCAGCGGAAACCAGCCTGCTTACACACTGACAACCAACGCCGGTAAAGTGCAGCACAATGGCATTGAAGTAGCCCTTCAATATGCGTACCGGCCAACCACAGGCGCATTGGCTCTGGTTCGGTCGTTTGTGTCATATACCTACAGCGATTTTTACTACAAGGACTATAAGAGTGACAATAACGGAGATGCCAGAACGATCAACTTCACCGGAAAGAAAGAATCGGGCATTGCGCCGAACCTGCTGAATGCTGGTTTCGATCTGGAAGTTCGTCCGGGTTTTTACCTGAACGCGACCATGATGTACGTCGATAAAATGCCGATTACGCTGGCAAATGACCATTACGCCGATGCATATACGCTGCTTAACGGCAAGGTTGGCTACCGGAGTGCGCTAGGAAATCATGTCAACCTGGATTTGTATGTTGGTTCGGATAACATGCTAAGCAGCACCTATTCGTCGCTGATCTTCCTGAACTTACCCAATCCGGCCAATAACCGCCCGCTGTTCTTCAATCCGGCTCCGAAAATTACCGTCTATTCCGGCGCGGCTCTCAAATACACTTTTTAA
- a CDS encoding heme/hemin ABC transporter substrate-binding protein, which yields MKILRIVGLLNLVSVVIACNSGQKEQAQESGKQRIVCVAKQLTELIYALGAGDQLVGVDLSSTFPPSTKDLTKVGYHRMLNSEGIIALKPTVVYHDGNVAPEAVMQQLEKVGVPMKVFPDAHSIPETKALIDTLAAQFGAQKQADSLKTKLDADLAKAAESVKQYKTVPKVAIIHFGRVINNYLVIGKAGTASYMLDLAGGKNVMDTLKGMKPLSPEIISKAQPDIILVTDFGYDRMSNADKLATLPGIALTPAGKNKKIYRIEEHDLIYLGPRTGENVLMLMKLIHQ from the coding sequence ATGAAAATTTTGCGAATAGTAGGTTTACTTAACCTAGTTAGTGTTGTCATAGCCTGTAACTCAGGCCAGAAAGAACAAGCCCAGGAATCGGGCAAGCAGCGAATTGTCTGTGTTGCCAAGCAATTGACAGAGCTGATCTATGCGCTGGGGGCTGGCGATCAGCTGGTTGGTGTCGATTTATCGAGTACGTTTCCACCGTCGACAAAGGACTTGACGAAAGTAGGCTATCACCGAATGCTCAACTCGGAAGGAATTATTGCCCTCAAACCGACAGTTGTTTATCACGATGGGAACGTTGCGCCGGAGGCTGTTATGCAGCAATTGGAGAAAGTCGGCGTTCCGATGAAAGTATTCCCCGATGCCCATAGCATTCCCGAAACCAAAGCCCTGATTGATACACTGGCCGCGCAATTTGGGGCTCAGAAGCAGGCCGATAGCCTCAAAACAAAGCTGGATGCTGATCTGGCTAAAGCTGCTGAAAGTGTAAAGCAGTATAAGACGGTGCCTAAAGTGGCGATTATTCACTTTGGTCGAGTGATCAACAACTACCTTGTGATCGGGAAGGCCGGAACGGCTTCGTACATGCTCGATCTGGCTGGCGGTAAAAATGTCATGGATACGCTGAAGGGGATGAAGCCCCTCAGTCCGGAGATTATCAGCAAGGCCCAGCCCGATATTATTCTGGTGACTGATTTTGGCTATGACCGTATGAGTAATGCCGACAAACTCGCTACGTTGCCGGGTATTGCCCTCACACCCGCAGGAAAAAATAAAAAGATCTACCGTATAGAAGAACATGATCTGATCTACCTCGGACCTCGCACGGGCGAGAACGTATTGATGCTCATGAAGCTGATTCATCAATAA
- a CDS encoding FecCD family ABC transporter permease, translated as MKLSSVKPGSWYGFLTILLLLTVVAALRIGAVDLSFDDIGHIVSNGLGWSGATVDPVSKGLFLQIRLPRVLLCATVGAGLSVSGVLMQALFRNPIVEPGLVGTCSGAALGAALVFVLGKNINWAFTDALGLFLLPCVAFTFAFVATLIVYKIASLSGKVNVATMILAGIAINALATGGTGFLSYIARDPQARSITFWNLGTFSGADWTQFAVVFPITLGGILLSLRFTKALNVLILGEDEVRHLGYSINRLKIQVLLLNTLLVAIGTAMVGVIAFVGLVVPHLLRLSKTSDNRFLVIASALLGGSLLTMADTVARRLVAPAEFPIGVVTAFVGSPIFIWLLVRNARSFQKGGFYA; from the coding sequence ATGAAGCTATCATCCGTAAAACCAGGAAGCTGGTATGGATTTTTAACGATCCTCCTGCTGCTTACGGTCGTGGCAGCCCTCCGGATCGGGGCTGTCGATTTATCATTTGATGACATCGGGCATATTGTTTCGAATGGCCTGGGTTGGTCGGGGGCTACTGTCGATCCGGTTTCGAAGGGGCTATTTTTGCAAATCCGGTTGCCCAGAGTATTGCTGTGTGCTACGGTAGGAGCCGGATTGTCGGTGTCGGGTGTGCTCATGCAGGCTCTATTTCGAAATCCAATCGTTGAGCCGGGGCTGGTTGGAACCTGTTCCGGTGCAGCATTGGGCGCTGCACTGGTTTTTGTGTTGGGAAAGAACATCAACTGGGCTTTTACCGATGCCCTGGGTCTGTTTCTGCTGCCCTGCGTAGCTTTTACGTTTGCCTTTGTTGCGACATTGATCGTATATAAAATTGCGTCTTTGAGCGGCAAAGTAAATGTGGCTACGATGATTCTGGCGGGAATTGCGATCAACGCGCTGGCAACGGGCGGCACAGGATTTCTGTCCTACATTGCCCGCGATCCACAGGCCCGATCCATTACTTTCTGGAACCTGGGTACGTTTTCGGGAGCCGACTGGACGCAGTTTGCCGTTGTGTTTCCGATTACATTGGGAGGAATTCTGCTTTCCCTGCGGTTTACAAAGGCATTGAACGTATTGATCCTGGGGGAAGATGAAGTCCGGCATTTAGGCTATTCTATCAATCGGCTCAAAATTCAGGTATTGCTGTTAAATACATTGTTGGTGGCCATTGGTACGGCAATGGTAGGTGTTATTGCTTTTGTTGGCCTGGTGGTTCCTCACCTGCTTCGGCTTTCGAAAACTTCCGATAATCGGTTTCTGGTTATTGCTTCGGCATTACTTGGGGGATCTTTACTGACAATGGCCGATACCGTTGCCCGTCGGCTGGTAGCACCAGCCGAATTTCCGATTGGCGTTGTGACTGCTTTCGTCGGTTCTCCGATCTTTATCTGGCTTCTCGTTCGAAATGCCCGGTCCTTTCAGAAAGGGGGATTTTATGCTTAG
- a CDS encoding heme ABC transporter ATP-binding protein: protein MLRAENLSFQIGSQYLVRDISLTVRPGEFTMVLGPNGAGKSTLLKLLTGTETPQQGKVWYGSQLLESIPLATLARQKAVLSQLLSLPFDLSVIELVMMGRYPYFDLNPTSHDKQIADECLASTGMKSFKNRAFASLSGGEKQKIHLARVLAQLYRNPDDQSTKYLFLDEPISALDIHFQHQILRLVKELAMQNMVVFVIVHDLNLAFQYADRVVLMYDGCIFRAGSPKDVLTEDAIQTVFQLKPYFLAHPELGSQIAVF from the coding sequence ATGCTTAGAGCCGAGAACCTGAGCTTTCAAATTGGTTCGCAATACCTGGTCAGGGACATCTCACTAACAGTTAGACCCGGCGAATTTACGATGGTGCTGGGGCCGAATGGAGCTGGAAAAAGTACGTTACTAAAGTTATTGACGGGTACAGAGACACCACAGCAGGGTAAGGTCTGGTATGGCTCACAATTGCTGGAATCCATACCGCTGGCTACTCTGGCTCGCCAGAAAGCAGTTCTGTCGCAGCTGCTGTCATTGCCATTCGACCTGAGCGTTATCGAACTTGTGATGATGGGCCGCTATCCCTATTTTGACTTAAACCCCACTAGTCACGACAAGCAGATTGCCGACGAGTGTCTGGCATCAACAGGCATGAAGTCCTTTAAAAATAGAGCGTTTGCTTCGTTGTCTGGGGGCGAAAAGCAAAAAATACATCTGGCGCGTGTATTGGCTCAGCTGTATCGGAATCCCGATGATCAATCGACAAAATACCTGTTTCTTGATGAGCCGATTTCAGCGCTGGATATACATTTCCAGCATCAGATCCTCAGGCTGGTCAAGGAATTGGCAATGCAGAATATGGTTGTTTTCGTTATTGTCCATGACCTTAACCTGGCCTTTCAATATGCTGATCGAGTAGTACTGATGTATGATGGTTGTATTTTTCGAGCGGGGAGCCCAAAAGATGTACTGACGGAAGATGCCATCCAGACGGTTTTTCAACTAAAACCCTATTTTTTGGCTCATCCCGAACTGGGAAGCCAAATCGCCGTATTTTAA